In Legionella beliardensis, the following are encoded in one genomic region:
- a CDS encoding acyltransferase family protein translates to MKNNLLTTSAKYRADIDGLRALAIISVVGFHAFPHSLPGGFIGVDIFFVISGFLISTILFENLENSTFSFSDFYTRRIKRIFPALLIVLTSCLIFGRFALFSTEYKQLGKHIAGGAGFISNFFLWQEAGYFDKAVNYKPLLHLWSLSIEEQFYIIWPLLLWLAFKKQLNLLIITSIILVLSFWLNIHTIYRDAVSTFYLPQTRFWELLSGSLLAWFNYYKSKELNNFKQVFNSYFVTNFLALLGFSLVLYAHFHIKKTVNFPGFWALLPILGAVLLIAAGKHAWINRYILANRFMVWIGLISFPLYLWHWPILSFIKIMEPNPSAIVRLCGVILAVVLAWLTYKLIEIPIRFNSYNKNKTVTLLVLMSAIGGLGGIVYSESGLIFKGEQLNNTVAELIANPLPLVNDFECSKLIPEFKQLNFDAGCKLSKNRLPDIMFIGDSHTAHYRNAVWKQFADHSVLMIVQTSCLPFASHHFLKGECQKKYEAILSFLKDNSTVKKVYLSGYWSYLMTGGFAVEHDHWRRAKPIDSEGIVSFQENGKRLIATILNSKKEVIFLKDIPDLDFNINSCFNVRPLHLPFHPIRSNCWIDFANYQQRIAPYDEVINELLKNFPQVKLFDPRPLFCNDNKCYARDAQFPYYFNGDHLNHYGAELVIKDMWHKFSSELS, encoded by the coding sequence ATGAAAAATAATCTTCTAACGACTTCTGCTAAATACCGAGCTGATATAGATGGCTTAAGAGCGTTAGCCATTATATCTGTTGTAGGATTCCATGCTTTTCCTCATAGTTTGCCTGGTGGATTTATTGGTGTGGATATCTTTTTTGTCATTTCTGGTTTTTTAATTTCTACTATTTTATTTGAAAACTTAGAAAACAGCACCTTTAGCTTTAGCGACTTTTATACTAGACGAATTAAGCGTATTTTTCCTGCTTTATTAATTGTACTGACAAGCTGTTTGATATTTGGTCGGTTTGCCTTATTTTCAACAGAATATAAACAACTTGGAAAACATATAGCAGGTGGCGCAGGTTTTATTTCTAACTTTTTTTTATGGCAAGAGGCTGGTTATTTTGATAAAGCCGTTAATTATAAGCCGTTGCTACATTTATGGAGCTTAAGTATTGAGGAACAATTTTATATTATTTGGCCCCTATTATTATGGTTAGCGTTTAAAAAACAATTAAATTTATTAATTATCACAAGCATAATCCTTGTTCTTTCTTTTTGGCTTAATATTCACACGATTTATCGTGATGCTGTTTCGACTTTTTACTTACCGCAAACACGTTTTTGGGAATTATTATCTGGTAGTTTGTTAGCTTGGTTTAATTATTATAAAAGCAAAGAATTAAATAACTTTAAACAAGTCTTTAATTCTTATTTTGTAACTAATTTTTTAGCGCTACTCGGATTTAGTTTAGTTTTATATGCTCATTTTCATATCAAAAAAACAGTGAATTTCCCAGGATTTTGGGCATTACTTCCTATTTTAGGTGCGGTTTTGTTAATTGCCGCTGGTAAACACGCCTGGATAAATCGCTATATTTTAGCGAATCGGTTTATGGTCTGGATAGGATTGATTAGCTTTCCTTTGTATTTGTGGCATTGGCCTATTTTATCCTTTATAAAAATAATGGAACCTAACCCGAGTGCTATAGTGCGCTTGTGTGGGGTAATTTTAGCAGTTGTTTTAGCGTGGTTAACCTATAAACTCATTGAAATTCCCATTCGCTTTAATTCTTATAATAAAAATAAAACCGTAACTTTGTTAGTTTTAATGAGTGCCATAGGTGGTTTAGGTGGTATTGTTTATAGTGAATCAGGGTTAATCTTTAAAGGTGAGCAACTTAATAATACGGTAGCAGAGCTTATTGCCAATCCTCTGCCGCTGGTCAACGATTTTGAATGCTCAAAGTTAATTCCTGAATTTAAGCAGCTTAATTTTGATGCAGGTTGCAAGCTATCTAAAAACAGGTTACCCGATATTATGTTTATTGGTGATTCGCATACAGCGCATTATCGTAATGCTGTATGGAAGCAATTTGCTGATCATTCTGTTTTAATGATTGTGCAGACTTCGTGTCTTCCTTTTGCTAGTCATCATTTTTTAAAAGGCGAGTGTCAGAAAAAATATGAAGCCATCTTGTCTTTTTTAAAAGATAACTCAACCGTTAAAAAAGTCTATTTATCGGGCTATTGGTCTTATTTAATGACTGGCGGCTTTGCAGTGGAACATGATCACTGGCGACGCGCCAAACCAATTGATTCGGAGGGGATTGTAAGTTTTCAAGAAAATGGCAAACGATTAATTGCTACTATTCTTAATAGCAAAAAGGAAGTAATCTTTTTAAAAGATATTCCGGATTTAGATTTTAATATTAATTCTTGCTTTAATGTTAGGCCGTTGCACTTACCTTTTCATCCTATTAGAAGCAATTGCTGGATAGATTTTGCTAACTATCAGCAACGAATTGCGCCTTATGACGAGGTGATTAATGAATTGTTAAAAAATTTTCCGCAAGTAAAATTATTCGACCCTAGGCCTTTATTTTGCAATGACAATAAATGTTACGCGCGTGATGCGCAATTTCCTTATTATTTTAATGGTGATCACTTAAATCACTATGGTGCTGAGTTAGTTATTAAAGACATGTGGCATAAATTCAGTAGCGAACTAAGTTAA
- a CDS encoding autotransporter outer membrane beta-barrel domain-containing protein → MFRCIHPIYLAKTITNYPKERTLRYSLLVSSLLLASPGFASDDWLPLISQPTEFLLQKLPLLKVTKELFAIGVPGSPGTVPQGGAGGGGGTAGGNGGIDDTPGTNGGGVYGGEGGLSQSTGGTGGAGGLNGGGDGGSSYNSSYGGGGGGGGIILTGSNIGAGAGGGGGGGIIDDVLRLFVADGGGGGGGGGVGGLFVNQAGDIGANTGGAGGAGAAVQIDTGGGGGGGGGSGAVLSGVVDAFTSAAVVGGTGGQGGTSGIDLSSNGGAGGGGAGGYGIILANQGRFTINTSGVVAGGDGGDGGTSFGGEGGTGGQGGIGALFMQGGTLVNDGSILGGAGGNGGNGYFFLGGNGNLGGMGVQFIGAGSLTNVGLIIGGVGGDSGFNPNNDFSGAGADGGMGVQFTAAGELMNAGLISGGNGGSGEVSGNGGVGVQLLGAGNVASSGIIIGGNGSNSGDSTGAGPAGGMGMQFAAGGQLINSGLISGGNGGAGLTGGAGGMGVEWLGNGTIVNSGTVTGGNGGNASGPGAVGGVGGTGMLFSISAVSNNVTNAGTISGGNGGAGQTGGAAGIGIDLIGSNVFNAGIITGGNGGSSNTPSGVGATGGVAVQLAAGEIINSGRVSGGTGGTGFYNGVGGTAIQGVFLSVINSGTIEGGLFADGTNRAKAIEFLGGTNRLELRPGSSISGLVLAVAGGSDIFILGGEGSDTFNVGLLSSTGQYRNFAAYEKTGNSTWTLRGSLLDSSITPWIISQGTLSIQQDANLGALAGGLTFNGGTLQNTSPIISSRSMTFNAPGGTFETLSNLTLTGLLSGSGNLTKAGSGTLILAANTSGFTGNTLVQAGTLRVESLLSGDVIVGPNARLSGNGQVGSTFVYGTVAPGNSIGTLTVAGDYLQAAGSTYETEISPSGASDLILVQGVATFEPGAGVYVLKQPGIYNPGRYTILTAAGGVNGTYSIFNQNLPFLDLIINYDANNVYLDIYRNTATFPDFAATPNQINVAIAAEGLGAGNVVYDALVNLANATVFQQALDSLTGEIYASSLSALIEESRYLREAIFTQLDGIINNAVDYGSGFTVWMQDYGVWADIEGNTNSATLSRNSQGFFIGADKLFGDYTRAGIVGGYTSSDFDVNSRHSYLDLDNYHLGLYGGTHFNQWNVSAGAAYTWHELESQRIVSFPLFYNSLINNYRGDTVQAFGELGYHVNFRGFQLKPLANLAYVDVNINQFTEQSGPAALHAYRASQDMVYSTVGAREMGMLYQTSRFTVNERVFLGWRHAYSDLTPQSVFTFASGSSPFLISGTPLARNSLLIDASLDLTKWNNSAQIAIAYIGQFAGNIKENGVAARFTWQLS, encoded by the coding sequence ATGTTTCGCTGCATCCATCCTATTTATTTAGCAAAAACGATTACTAACTATCCAAAAGAAAGAACACTCCGTTATTCGCTATTAGTTAGTAGCTTATTACTGGCTTCTCCTGGTTTTGCCAGCGACGATTGGTTACCACTAATTTCACAACCAACTGAATTTCTTTTGCAGAAACTTCCGCTGCTCAAAGTCACTAAAGAGTTATTTGCTATTGGTGTCCCAGGTAGCCCTGGAACAGTACCACAAGGTGGTGCTGGCGGTGGCGGCGGTACTGCTGGAGGTAATGGTGGCATAGATGATACCCCTGGAACCAATGGCGGTGGCGTTTATGGGGGGGAAGGAGGTCTTAGTCAAAGTACCGGTGGTACGGGTGGCGCTGGGGGGCTAAATGGCGGGGGCGATGGTGGTAGTAGCTATAATAGTAGCTATGGTGGCGGTGGTGGTGGCGGTGGCATTATCTTAACCGGTAGTAATATCGGCGCTGGCGCTGGTGGCGGTGGCGGTGGTGGAATAATTGATGATGTTCTCAGGTTATTTGTTGCTGATGGCGGCGGCGGCGGTGGCGGCGGCGGTGTGGGCGGACTATTTGTCAACCAAGCTGGGGATATTGGCGCAAATACAGGTGGTGCAGGTGGTGCAGGCGCTGCGGTACAAATTGATACTGGCGGTGGTGGTGGCGGTGGTGGTGGTAGTGGGGCGGTCTTAAGCGGTGTAGTGGATGCTTTTACTAGTGCAGCAGTTGTAGGCGGTACTGGCGGCCAGGGTGGTACTAGCGGTATCGATTTAAGTAGTAACGGCGGCGCAGGCGGTGGCGGTGCAGGTGGTTATGGCATTATCCTAGCTAATCAAGGCCGATTTACTATTAACACGTCTGGGGTAGTGGCTGGCGGTGATGGCGGTGATGGTGGTACTTCCTTTGGTGGCGAGGGGGGAACTGGAGGTCAAGGAGGAATTGGTGCGCTTTTTATGCAAGGCGGAACTTTAGTCAATGACGGCAGTATACTTGGCGGCGCGGGCGGTAATGGCGGCAATGGTTATTTCTTTCTTGGTGGTAATGGTAACCTTGGTGGGATGGGTGTGCAATTTATAGGAGCTGGTTCCTTAACTAACGTAGGATTAATTATTGGTGGTGTTGGTGGTGACAGTGGTTTTAACCCTAACAATGATTTTTCTGGCGCTGGCGCTGATGGTGGTATGGGTGTTCAATTCACAGCAGCTGGTGAATTAATGAATGCTGGCTTGATTAGTGGGGGTAATGGTGGCTCCGGTGAAGTTAGTGGCAATGGCGGTGTGGGCGTGCAATTGCTAGGGGCTGGTAACGTAGCTAGCTCAGGAATAATTATCGGCGGCAATGGCAGCAATAGTGGTGATAGTACGGGTGCTGGCCCTGCTGGCGGCATGGGCATGCAGTTCGCAGCAGGTGGCCAATTAATTAATTCTGGATTGATTAGTGGAGGTAATGGCGGTGCTGGCCTAACTGGTGGCGCTGGTGGCATGGGCGTAGAATGGCTGGGCAATGGTACTATAGTTAACTCTGGGACGGTTACCGGCGGTAATGGCGGTAATGCATCTGGGCCTGGCGCTGTGGGCGGCGTAGGCGGCACGGGTATGCTATTTTCAATCTCTGCAGTAAGTAATAATGTAACAAATGCCGGCACAATCAGTGGTGGTAACGGTGGTGCTGGCCAAACTGGTGGCGCTGCTGGTATAGGCATAGACTTGATAGGGAGTAATGTATTTAATGCAGGAATAATTACCGGCGGTAATGGCGGCAGTAGTAATACCCCTTCTGGTGTTGGTGCTACGGGTGGCGTGGCCGTACAATTAGCAGCAGGTGAAATAATTAATTCGGGAAGAGTTAGCGGCGGGACTGGTGGTACTGGTTTTTATAATGGTGTTGGTGGCACAGCTATACAGGGTGTTTTTTTAAGTGTTATTAACAGCGGCACAATAGAGGGTGGTTTGTTCGCAGATGGTACAAATCGTGCTAAGGCGATTGAATTTTTAGGTGGTACTAATCGTTTGGAATTACGACCAGGTTCTTCTATTTCAGGTTTAGTGCTTGCAGTCGCTGGTGGAAGCGATATTTTTATATTAGGTGGCGAGGGCAGTGATACATTTAATGTAGGGTTACTCAGTTCAACCGGCCAATATCGTAACTTTGCCGCTTATGAAAAAACAGGCAATAGCACGTGGACCTTACGAGGTTCTTTATTAGATTCTTCTATTACCCCGTGGATTATCAGTCAAGGCACCTTAAGCATTCAACAAGATGCTAATTTAGGGGCTCTCGCAGGTGGACTAACCTTTAATGGTGGCACTTTGCAAAATACAAGTCCTATTATTAGTTCTCGTTCGATGACATTTAATGCACCGGGTGGGACGTTCGAAACATTATCTAACTTAACCTTAACAGGCTTACTTAGTGGTTCAGGTAACTTGACTAAGGCAGGCTCTGGCACGCTAATATTAGCTGCTAATACAAGCGGTTTTACCGGTAATACGCTGGTTCAGGCTGGTACTTTACGAGTTGAGAGCTTGTTAAGTGGGGATGTTATAGTAGGTCCTAATGCGCGCTTAAGTGGTAATGGGCAGGTAGGCTCTACGTTTGTCTATGGTACTGTTGCACCGGGTAATTCAATTGGCACCTTAACCGTAGCTGGTGATTACTTACAGGCGGCGGGCTCTACCTATGAGACTGAGATAAGTCCCTCTGGTGCTTCTGATTTAATTTTAGTGCAAGGTGTAGCAACATTTGAACCGGGTGCAGGTGTCTATGTATTGAAACAGCCTGGAATTTATAATCCTGGTCGTTATACTATTTTAACAGCTGCGGGTGGTGTGAATGGTACGTATTCTATTTTTAATCAAAACCTGCCTTTCCTTGATTTGATTATAAATTATGATGCTAATAATGTTTACTTAGACATTTATCGTAATACCGCAACCTTCCCTGATTTTGCCGCGACACCTAATCAAATTAATGTAGCAATTGCTGCGGAAGGATTAGGGGCGGGTAATGTTGTTTATGATGCGTTGGTAAACCTTGCCAATGCTACCGTGTTTCAACAGGCTTTAGACAGTTTAACAGGAGAAATTTATGCTTCAAGTCTTAGCGCTTTAATTGAAGAGAGTCGTTATTTACGTGAAGCTATCTTCACTCAGTTAGATGGCATTATTAACAATGCTGTCGATTATGGCTCAGGTTTCACTGTTTGGATGCAGGATTATGGTGTATGGGCGGATATAGAGGGTAATACCAATTCCGCAACCTTATCCCGTAACTCTCAAGGATTTTTTATTGGTGCTGATAAGCTATTTGGCGACTACACGCGGGCTGGTATTGTAGGAGGCTATACAAGTTCGGATTTTGATGTAAATAGTCGTCACTCTTACCTTGACCTTGATAATTATCATTTAGGCCTTTATGGTGGCACTCATTTTAATCAATGGAATGTAAGCGCAGGCGCTGCCTACACGTGGCATGAGCTAGAAAGCCAGCGTATTGTATCATTTCCTCTGTTTTACAATAGTTTAATTAATAACTATCGAGGCGATACAGTACAAGCTTTTGGCGAGCTAGGGTATCATGTTAATTTTAGAGGGTTTCAATTAAAGCCATTAGCTAACCTTGCTTATGTCGATGTAAATATAAATCAGTTTACTGAGCAAAGTGGCCCTGCCGCATTGCACGCCTATCGCGCGTCTCAAGATATGGTTTACTCGACTGTAGGTGCTAGAGAAATGGGCATGCTCTATCAAACAAGCCGTTTCACAGTGAATGAGCGTGTATTTTTAGGCTGGCGACACGCTTACAGTGATTTAACACCGCAATCAGTCTTTACCTTTGCTAGCGGTAGCTCACCTTTCTTAATAAGCGGTACACCACTTGCTAGGAATTCACTGCTCATTGATGCAAGCCTTGACCTCACCAAATGGAATAATAGCGCTCAAATAGCTATTGCATACATTGGACAATTTGCAGGGAATATTAAAGAAAATGGCGTGGCTGCAAGATTTACTTGGCAGCTTTCTTAA
- a CDS encoding glycosyltransferase family 2 protein has protein sequence MMRKPFISVIIDNYNYARFIPDAIQSVLTQKEFTDFEIIIVDDASTDQSRRVIEAYQKQDKITTLFLPANRGQGYAFNAGFQLSQGDWICFLDSDDIFFEDKLRHVAEAATTNPHAFLIYNQGHYADKNLNIGEVFPKQLPEGNLSKLLYKTSETLLPPTSFLSFNRKFLKKVLPMDPFLTRIDADFPLQIWAAAMGDVVAIKKPLGLYRLHGNNWFTNDDFLKLDLDMLQHLMLRTEKAFYYINSRVGELGIQPIELMRQRFYLRNLFIFGHINFINYLAFTLANGNFVNFRDKWQFFKFGMERRKRFITQKAIEC, from the coding sequence ATGATGCGCAAACCTTTTATCAGCGTAATAATTGATAATTATAACTATGCTAGATTCATTCCTGATGCCATACAAAGTGTTTTAACACAAAAAGAATTTACTGATTTTGAAATTATTATTGTTGATGATGCCTCAACTGATCAGTCTAGACGTGTTATTGAAGCTTACCAAAAGCAAGATAAAATCACGACACTCTTCCTACCAGCAAATAGAGGACAAGGCTACGCTTTTAATGCAGGCTTTCAACTTTCTCAGGGTGATTGGATTTGCTTTTTAGATTCTGATGACATTTTTTTTGAAGATAAATTACGCCATGTAGCTGAAGCAGCAACTACCAATCCACATGCTTTTCTTATCTATAACCAAGGGCATTATGCCGATAAAAATCTCAATATTGGCGAAGTCTTTCCTAAACAACTTCCAGAGGGCAACTTAAGCAAGCTGCTTTATAAGACAAGCGAAACTCTACTTCCGCCTACGTCCTTTTTAAGTTTTAATAGAAAATTTCTTAAAAAAGTCCTTCCTATGGATCCTTTTTTAACCAGAATTGATGCAGACTTCCCTTTACAAATTTGGGCTGCAGCAATGGGCGACGTTGTTGCTATAAAAAAACCCTTAGGTTTATATCGCTTACATGGTAATAATTGGTTTACTAATGACGATTTTTTAAAACTAGATTTAGACATGCTGCAGCATTTAATGCTACGTACTGAAAAAGCATTTTATTATATTAACTCGCGTGTGGGCGAACTTGGTATACAACCAATAGAGCTAATGCGGCAACGATTTTATTTAAGAAACCTTTTTATTTTCGGACATATTAATTTTATTAATTATCTGGCCTTTACTTTAGCAAATGGTAATTTTGTTAATTTCCGAGATAAGTGGCAATTTTTTAAATTTGGTATGGAGCGCAGAAAACGATTTATTACCCAAAAAGCGATTGAATGCTAG